One window from the genome of Rhodopirellula halodulae encodes:
- a CDS encoding methyltransferase domain-containing protein, producing MNVEAAVRERYAQAAQEREAELCCPVDYDAKYLKVIPQEVIDRDYGCGDPSKHVRPGETVLDLGSGGGKICFIASQVVGAEGRVIGVDMNDDMLQLARASQPKVAEAIGYDNVSFRKGKIQDLAIDRDQVQRYLAERPVSDDASLRALEAYLAEQRRESPMIDDESIDVVVSNCVLNLVDADEKELLFDEIFRVLRPGGRAVISDIVCDEEVPEEMQADPELWSGCISGAYQQAAFLQAFESAGFEDIQIAALQLEPWRVVEGIAFRSMTVIATRPEEELVEGQDLNGAGTIDGCQRVYRGPFKYVCDDAGRMYTRGEVCTDDLAAAASRETIADHFAVYTSDANAKPKNFALPTASDCCSGDSCC from the coding sequence TTGAACGTCGAAGCCGCTGTCCGCGAGCGTTACGCGCAAGCCGCCCAAGAACGAGAAGCAGAACTGTGTTGCCCGGTCGATTACGACGCGAAATATTTGAAGGTGATTCCTCAGGAAGTGATCGACCGCGACTACGGCTGTGGTGATCCGTCAAAACATGTTCGACCGGGCGAGACTGTGTTGGATTTGGGCAGCGGCGGTGGCAAAATCTGTTTCATTGCATCGCAGGTGGTGGGAGCCGAAGGACGGGTCATCGGCGTCGACATGAACGACGACATGTTGCAATTGGCTCGTGCGTCGCAACCCAAAGTGGCTGAAGCAATCGGCTACGACAACGTTTCGTTCCGCAAAGGCAAAATCCAAGACCTCGCAATCGATCGCGATCAAGTTCAGCGTTACCTCGCCGAGCGTCCGGTCAGTGACGACGCCAGCTTGCGTGCGTTGGAGGCTTACCTTGCCGAGCAACGGCGCGAGTCGCCCATGATCGATGACGAGTCGATCGACGTGGTCGTGAGCAATTGCGTGCTGAACTTGGTCGACGCGGATGAAAAGGAACTGTTGTTCGATGAAATCTTTCGAGTCTTGCGGCCCGGCGGCCGCGCGGTCATCAGCGATATCGTTTGTGACGAGGAAGTGCCGGAAGAAATGCAAGCGGATCCGGAACTCTGGAGCGGTTGTATCTCTGGTGCGTATCAGCAAGCCGCTTTCTTGCAGGCATTTGAATCCGCCGGATTTGAGGACATCCAAATCGCTGCGTTGCAGTTGGAGCCTTGGCGGGTCGTCGAAGGCATCGCGTTTCGTTCGATGACCGTGATCGCAACTCGCCCCGAGGAGGAACTAGTGGAAGGTCAGGATTTGAATGGCGCAGGAACCATCGACGGTTGCCAACGGGTCTATCGTGGGCCGTTCAAATACGTCTGCGATGACGCGGGGCGGATGTACACGCGTGGCGAGGTTTGCACCGATGATTTGGCGGCAGCTGCCTCGCGAGAAACCATCGCCGATCATTTCGCCGTTTACACCAGCGATGCAAACGCAAAGCCCAAAAACTTCGCCCTGCCAACGGCAAGCGACTGTTGCTCCGGCGACAGCTGTTGCTGA
- the arsS gene encoding arsenosugar biosynthesis radical SAM (seleno)protein ArsS (Some members of this family are selenoproteins.): protein MTSLLPIVNEGLPTGVVPTFASRIDGGMLRRNRLDQLQINLGKLCNQTCTHCHVDAGPTKKRENMDAHTADRLLELVEGCSNLTTVDLTGGAPEMNPNFRRMAKTFRESGLRVIDRCNLTILSQPGYEWVAPFLAEHEMDVVASLPCYLEDNVDGQRGDGVFGRSIEGLLRLNQLGYRQGSSTHRLDLVYNPTGPSLPPDQMKLEADYRRELAARYGIEFGNLLTITNIPIRRYAQFLQKRGLLDDYLKLLSENFNARAAAQVMCRSLVSISWDGQIFDCDFNQMIELSNQPRSIWSIDSLDELLDQRIALADHCYGCTAGSGSGCGGALLD from the coding sequence GTGACGAGTTTGCTGCCAATTGTGAATGAAGGCCTACCCACCGGAGTGGTGCCCACGTTTGCTTCTCGAATCGACGGCGGCATGCTGCGACGCAATCGGTTGGATCAGTTGCAGATCAATCTTGGCAAACTTTGCAATCAAACCTGCACGCACTGTCATGTCGACGCAGGCCCGACCAAGAAACGCGAGAACATGGATGCTCATACGGCGGATCGGTTGTTGGAGTTGGTCGAAGGTTGTTCGAACCTGACCACCGTTGATCTGACTGGCGGTGCACCGGAGATGAATCCCAATTTTCGACGCATGGCCAAGACATTTCGCGAATCGGGTTTGCGAGTGATCGATCGTTGCAACCTGACGATCCTGAGTCAGCCTGGATATGAATGGGTAGCTCCGTTCTTGGCGGAACACGAAATGGATGTCGTGGCATCGTTGCCGTGTTACTTGGAAGACAATGTCGACGGGCAGCGAGGCGATGGGGTGTTCGGCCGAAGCATCGAAGGTTTGTTGCGACTGAATCAGCTGGGTTACCGCCAAGGCAGTTCCACGCACCGCTTGGATCTTGTGTACAACCCCACCGGACCGTCTTTGCCACCGGATCAGATGAAACTGGAAGCCGATTACCGACGTGAATTGGCGGCGCGGTATGGCATCGAGTTCGGCAATTTGCTGACGATCACCAACATTCCCATTCGCCGCTATGCTCAGTTCCTACAGAAACGCGGCCTGCTGGACGACTACCTGAAACTTTTGTCTGAAAACTTCAATGCCCGAGCCGCCGCGCAAGTCATGTGTCGCTCGTTGGTGTCGATCAGCTGGGACGGTCAAATCTTTGATTGTGATTTCAATCAGATGATCGAGCTGTCCAATCAACCACGTTCGATCTGGTCGATTGATTCGTTGGACGAACTGCTGGACCAACGCATTGCTCTGGCGGATCATTGTTATGGCTGCACCGCCGGCAGCGGCAGTGGTTGTGGCGGTGCGTTGTTGGATTGA
- a CDS encoding ATP-dependent Clp protease ATP-binding subunit translates to MYERFTDRARKVMQLANQEAQRFNHEYIGTEHILLGLVKEGSGVAANVLKNLEVDLRKIRLEVEKLVQSGPEMVTVGKLPQTPRAKKVIEYSMEEARNLNHSYVGTEHILLGLLREQEGVAAQVLMNLGLKLEDVREEVLNLLGHGLEGAEVGERGGRGGDGEGSSGGSGSSKSGKSKTPALDSFGRDLTELAKKGELDPVIGREREIERAIQILCRRTKNNPVLLGEAGVGKTAIIEGFAQRVIGGEVPEILAEKRIVVLDLAMMVAGTKYRGQFEERIKAVMTEVRRVKNTILFIDELHTLVGAGGAEGAIDAANVLKPALARGEIQCIGATTLDEYRKYIEKDNALARRFQEIMVEPTGKEETIEILKGLRERYEEHHRVQFTDDAVVAAVEMSERYITARCLPDKAIDVIDEAGARVRLRTMTRPPDLKEIDEQVETLNKDKEDAVANQDFEKAANLRDQAEKLRKKKEQITQEWREKSQQTDGVVDEEIIAEVVSKMTGIPLTRLSTEDSLRLLKMEEELHKRVVSQDQAVTAVAKAVRRSRSGLKDPKRPTGSFIFAGPTGVGKTLLAKALAEYMFGDSDALVHIDMSEYMEKHNVSRLIGAPPGFVGYEEGGQLTEKIRRRPYAVVLFDEIEKAHPDVFNMLLQVMEEGRLTDSFGRNVDFRNTILIMTTNAGAEAIKNESAFGFQKPDGDASYDSMKSRVMDQIERVFRPEFLNRLDDTIIFRHLTTKDLKGVIDFELSKVRERLLERGLAIDLSDEAKEFLIKKGSNLDYGARPLRRAIEQRIEDPLGEELLRGAFEGKDTIVIDVHKDDSGKITRLNFEGESRGWAESKSEEETVPASGGDDKSQSDES, encoded by the coding sequence ATGTACGAACGGTTTACTGACCGAGCCAGGAAAGTCATGCAATTGGCTAACCAAGAGGCTCAGCGATTCAATCACGAATACATCGGCACCGAGCACATTTTGTTGGGTTTGGTGAAAGAGGGCAGCGGCGTGGCTGCCAACGTGTTGAAAAACCTGGAGGTGGATCTGCGAAAAATCCGCCTCGAAGTGGAGAAGTTGGTGCAGAGCGGGCCTGAGATGGTGACCGTGGGAAAACTGCCCCAAACCCCGCGTGCGAAAAAAGTCATCGAATACTCGATGGAAGAAGCACGCAACCTGAACCACAGTTACGTGGGCACCGAGCACATCCTGCTCGGATTGCTGCGTGAACAAGAAGGCGTCGCGGCTCAGGTCCTGATGAACTTGGGATTGAAGCTGGAAGACGTTCGCGAGGAAGTTCTGAACTTGCTCGGCCACGGATTGGAAGGTGCCGAAGTCGGCGAACGCGGTGGACGCGGCGGCGACGGGGAAGGCAGCAGTGGCGGAAGCGGCAGCAGCAAAAGCGGCAAGAGCAAGACTCCCGCCTTGGACAGCTTCGGTCGCGATTTGACAGAACTGGCCAAGAAAGGCGAGTTGGACCCGGTCATCGGTCGCGAACGAGAAATCGAACGTGCTATCCAAATTCTGTGCCGTCGTACCAAGAACAACCCTGTATTGCTCGGCGAAGCCGGTGTCGGGAAAACCGCCATCATCGAAGGCTTTGCACAGCGTGTGATCGGCGGAGAAGTGCCGGAGATCCTGGCTGAGAAACGCATCGTCGTGCTGGACTTGGCGATGATGGTCGCCGGTACCAAGTATCGCGGTCAGTTCGAAGAACGCATCAAAGCCGTCATGACGGAAGTGCGTCGCGTGAAGAACACCATTCTCTTCATCGACGAACTTCACACCCTGGTCGGTGCCGGTGGAGCAGAAGGCGCCATCGACGCGGCCAACGTGCTCAAGCCAGCCTTGGCTCGTGGTGAGATCCAGTGCATCGGTGCGACAACGCTCGACGAGTACCGCAAGTACATCGAGAAGGACAACGCTCTCGCTCGTCGTTTCCAGGAGATCATGGTCGAACCGACCGGCAAAGAAGAAACGATCGAGATCCTCAAAGGTTTGCGAGAACGCTACGAAGAACACCACCGCGTGCAGTTCACCGACGATGCTGTGGTCGCCGCGGTCGAGATGAGCGAACGCTACATCACCGCACGTTGCTTGCCAGACAAGGCGATCGACGTGATTGATGAAGCGGGTGCTCGTGTCCGTCTTCGCACCATGACTCGTCCACCAGACTTGAAAGAAATCGACGAGCAAGTCGAAACGCTGAACAAGGACAAAGAAGACGCGGTTGCCAACCAAGACTTCGAAAAGGCCGCCAACCTGCGGGATCAAGCTGAAAAGCTTCGCAAGAAGAAAGAGCAGATCACCCAAGAATGGCGTGAAAAGAGTCAGCAAACCGATGGCGTCGTCGATGAAGAAATCATCGCGGAAGTCGTCAGCAAGATGACCGGCATTCCATTGACTCGATTGTCGACGGAAGACTCGCTGCGCCTGTTGAAGATGGAAGAAGAACTGCACAAACGCGTTGTCAGCCAAGACCAAGCGGTCACGGCCGTCGCGAAAGCAGTCCGTCGTAGTCGTTCGGGTCTGAAAGATCCCAAACGTCCAACCGGATCGTTCATCTTCGCTGGCCCAACTGGTGTCGGTAAAACGTTGCTTGCCAAGGCGCTCGCGGAATACATGTTCGGCGATTCGGATGCACTGGTGCACATCGACATGTCTGAGTACATGGAGAAGCACAACGTCAGCCGTCTGATCGGTGCGCCTCCCGGATTTGTGGGTTACGAAGAAGGTGGTCAGCTGACCGAAAAGATTCGCCGTCGTCCTTACGCGGTGGTCCTGTTCGACGAAATCGAAAAGGCTCACCCAGATGTCTTCAACATGCTGCTTCAAGTCATGGAAGAAGGACGTTTGACGGACTCGTTCGGTCGCAACGTGGACTTCCGCAACACGATCTTGATCATGACCACCAACGCTGGTGCGGAAGCGATCAAGAACGAATCGGCATTCGGTTTCCAGAAACCCGATGGCGACGCGAGTTACGACTCGATGAAGTCTCGTGTGATGGATCAGATCGAACGCGTCTTCCGACCTGAGTTCCTGAACCGTTTGGATGACACAATCATCTTCCGTCACCTGACGACCAAGGACTTGAAGGGTGTGATCGACTTCGAACTGTCGAAAGTTCGCGAACGCTTGTTGGAACGTGGTTTGGCCATCGACCTGAGCGACGAAGCCAAGGAATTCCTGATCAAAAAGGGAAGCAACCTGGACTACGGTGCTCGTCCGTTGCGTCGTGCCATCGAGCAACGCATCGAAGATCCACTCGGCGAGGAATTGCTGCGTGGTGCATTCGAGGGCAAAGACACCATCGTCATCGACGTTCACAAGGACGACAGTGGCAAGATCACACGTCTGAACTTCGAAGGCGAAAGCCGCGGTTGGGCGGAATCGAAGTCCGAAGAGGAAACGGTTCCGGCATCCGGTGGCGACGACAAGTCTCAGTCGGACGAATCCTAG
- a CDS encoding GDSL-type esterase/lipase family protein: MGGSRNSRRRWGMRIAAVFIACLPVLMLEFGLRFFSETGSRAIDYDPYVGLHQLRPLFVLNEGSNRWEIPPERYNFFRPDSFPATKASGTRRVFVLGGSTVQGKPFATETAFSTWLRLRLQSADPQSNYEVINCGGTSYASYRVSKILDEVLEYEPDAVVLYTGHNEFLEDRTYAHVRDMNAVSRWATGIGSKLHSVRWVQSLFEASYERTELAASVETILDQPGGLNSYQRDPQWQSGVEKHFANTLEKIAEQTRKTDLPLIMCVPASDLVNTPPFKIQTRSDWTEDEESRFRTAWSIARDSDQNPPRRIDALRECLSMDPFHAGANYALGRLLYDRGDVVQARQYLTAARDHDVCPLRATSAIVQATKEIAARYRIPLVETPTLLDERDFRGVLIADQVPDPSRFVDHVHPSIAGHQKIGAALTQQFEKLGWVELTEQSSVRYENAVKEHLSKLDQDYYVRGKQRLEGLRLWTMGRAGQLATEMADDRSSLREELQQP; this comes from the coding sequence ATGGGGGGGTCGAGAAACTCACGCCGCCGCTGGGGGATGCGGATCGCGGCGGTGTTTATAGCTTGCTTGCCGGTCTTGATGCTGGAGTTTGGCCTTCGCTTCTTCAGCGAAACGGGCTCTCGAGCCATCGACTACGATCCCTACGTCGGACTGCATCAGCTTCGGCCATTGTTTGTGCTAAACGAAGGTTCCAATCGATGGGAAATACCACCGGAGCGTTACAACTTCTTTCGGCCTGATTCTTTCCCAGCGACGAAAGCCTCCGGAACGCGGCGTGTTTTTGTTTTAGGTGGCTCGACCGTTCAAGGAAAACCTTTCGCGACGGAAACGGCCTTCTCGACTTGGTTGCGATTGAGGTTGCAATCCGCTGATCCGCAGTCGAACTACGAAGTCATCAATTGCGGTGGAACCTCCTACGCCAGTTACCGCGTGTCTAAGATCCTGGATGAAGTCTTGGAGTACGAACCCGATGCAGTTGTGCTGTACACCGGGCACAACGAATTCTTAGAGGACCGCACCTATGCGCACGTTCGCGACATGAACGCGGTCAGTCGCTGGGCGACAGGCATCGGCTCGAAACTGCATTCGGTTCGTTGGGTACAGTCGTTGTTTGAAGCGTCCTACGAACGGACGGAGTTGGCCGCGAGCGTGGAGACAATTTTGGACCAACCTGGTGGATTGAACAGCTATCAGCGTGACCCCCAATGGCAAAGCGGTGTCGAAAAACACTTTGCTAACACGCTGGAAAAGATCGCCGAACAAACGCGAAAGACTGATTTGCCTTTGATCATGTGCGTTCCCGCATCCGATTTGGTCAACACGCCACCCTTCAAGATACAAACGCGATCGGATTGGACCGAGGACGAAGAAAGTCGTTTTCGCACGGCATGGTCCATCGCCAGGGATTCGGATCAGAATCCACCTCGCCGCATCGATGCTCTTCGCGAATGTTTGTCAATGGATCCATTCCATGCGGGAGCGAACTATGCCTTGGGGCGGCTTCTTTATGATCGGGGCGACGTCGTGCAGGCACGGCAATATCTGACCGCAGCTCGTGACCACGATGTTTGCCCATTGCGAGCAACGAGTGCGATCGTTCAGGCGACCAAGGAGATCGCCGCACGCTATCGGATTCCGCTCGTTGAGACGCCAACATTGCTGGACGAACGAGATTTTCGTGGCGTGTTGATTGCCGACCAAGTTCCCGACCCGAGTCGTTTTGTCGATCACGTGCATCCCAGTATTGCGGGACATCAAAAGATCGGTGCCGCGTTGACGCAGCAGTTTGAAAAGCTCGGTTGGGTGGAACTGACCGAGCAAAGCTCGGTGCGATACGAGAACGCCGTCAAAGAACATCTGAGCAAGCTCGACCAGGACTACTACGTTCGTGGCAAACAGCGTTTGGAAGGGTTACGGTTGTGGACGATGGGACGGGCTGGGCAGCTCGCAACGGAGATGGCTGATGACCGATCCAGCCTGCGAGAAGAACTGCAACAACCCTGA
- a CDS encoding anthranilate synthase component I family protein, with translation MWIESLGRTLELEDCFHRLAGMKHRLWFDSVSDRQHNRGRYSFFTADPVGWLHKTIDQTDSWPELHRWCSRLPSHGIVANAELAQTQSIELPPFCGGLAGLIGYEAAWWLEPSVRMPADFSAEHPTTGMAIGIYDWTIAVDHVTGQTLLICNGLNAKLESNLGRAKQRAHTIRQWLEQKPDQEPRSRASLTSASSLMPSQEASKSCPSPTLKSNFTEEGYRNAVAEIIARIRAGDSFQVNLSQALTHPATCSAAELYQRLRQTNPAPYACFLDLGCEQILSSSPEGFLQVRDRKVVTRPIKGTVPRTGDDIEDERLAQVLGGSAKDRAENIMIVDLMRNDLSIVCEDSSVRVTGLCELERYQSVQHLVSTVEGQLRNGVAISELLAACFPGGSITGAPKIEAMKTIARLEGQPRGAYCGSMGYISVTGNADFNILIRTVTQREGQWHFPVGGGITSRSDPQNELDETWTKAQGMLRAIQATTSDEPRN, from the coding sequence TTGTGGATTGAATCGCTCGGGCGGACCCTTGAGTTAGAAGATTGCTTTCATCGCCTTGCCGGCATGAAACATCGACTTTGGTTTGACTCGGTTTCGGACCGCCAACACAATCGTGGGCGCTATTCGTTTTTCACCGCGGATCCAGTCGGCTGGCTTCACAAGACCATCGACCAAACCGATTCATGGCCAGAACTGCACCGGTGGTGTTCGCGTCTGCCCAGCCACGGAATAGTCGCGAATGCTGAATTAGCGCAGACGCAGTCCATCGAACTCCCGCCGTTTTGCGGCGGGCTGGCGGGCCTGATCGGCTACGAAGCCGCTTGGTGGCTGGAACCGAGCGTCCGCATGCCAGCCGACTTTTCGGCCGAGCATCCCACCACCGGCATGGCGATTGGCATCTACGACTGGACGATCGCTGTCGATCACGTCACCGGACAGACATTGCTCATCTGCAACGGTTTGAACGCAAAATTGGAATCGAATCTTGGCCGTGCAAAACAACGCGCTCATACCATTCGGCAATGGCTTGAGCAGAAACCTGACCAAGAACCGCGATCAAGAGCATCGTTAACGTCAGCAAGCTCGCTGATGCCATCGCAGGAAGCAAGCAAATCCTGTCCCTCTCCAACACTGAAAAGCAATTTCACCGAAGAAGGCTACCGCAATGCCGTGGCGGAGATCATCGCTCGAATTCGTGCGGGTGACTCATTCCAAGTGAATCTGTCTCAGGCTTTGACACATCCTGCGACCTGCTCGGCAGCCGAACTTTATCAGCGACTACGCCAGACCAATCCCGCGCCTTACGCATGCTTCTTGGACCTGGGATGCGAGCAGATCCTCAGTTCTTCTCCCGAAGGCTTCCTGCAGGTTCGCGACCGGAAAGTGGTGACCCGGCCGATCAAAGGCACCGTGCCTCGAACCGGCGACGACATCGAAGACGAACGTTTGGCTCAGGTTCTCGGAGGCAGTGCGAAAGACCGAGCAGAGAACATCATGATCGTTGACTTGATGCGCAACGATCTCTCGATTGTTTGCGAAGATTCCAGCGTTCGCGTCACCGGTCTTTGCGAACTCGAACGCTACCAAAGTGTTCAGCATTTGGTCTCGACCGTCGAGGGACAACTGCGAAACGGCGTTGCCATCAGCGAACTGCTGGCGGCCTGCTTCCCCGGCGGCAGCATCACCGGTGCACCCAAAATCGAAGCGATGAAAACGATCGCTCGTTTGGAAGGACAACCCCGCGGAGCCTACTGCGGCAGCATGGGCTACATCAGCGTGACCGGCAACGCAGACTTCAACATACTCATCCGCACGGTCACTCAACGAGAAGGCCAATGGCACTTTCCCGTGGGTGGCGGAATCACCTCACGAAGTGACCCGCAGAATGAGCTGGACGAAACATGGACAAAAGCACAAGGCATGCTCCGTGCAATTCAGGCGACGACTTCCGATGAACCTCGCAACTGA
- the deoC gene encoding deoxyribose-phosphate aldolase gives MAEFEYHDVSKMVDHSLLPPTLTEKDLETGIDLAIAYEVASVCILPYYLKRCAEQLAGTGVKASTTIGFPHGGHTSAIKKAEAEKAIEDGCEELDYVVNISQVLSGNWDYVQNEIATATELTHAAGQKIKVIFENCYLQDEHKIKLCEICTELKVDWVKTSTGYGTGGATMDDLRLMRQHAGENVQVKAAGGVRDLKTLLEVRAIGASRCGASRTAEMLGEAREQLGLPAIEITATGSSGY, from the coding sequence ATGGCCGAATTCGAATACCACGACGTTTCCAAAATGGTGGACCATTCTTTGCTGCCGCCGACATTGACCGAGAAAGACTTGGAAACCGGAATCGATTTGGCGATTGCCTATGAAGTCGCCAGCGTCTGCATTCTGCCGTACTACCTCAAACGCTGTGCCGAACAGTTGGCGGGGACCGGCGTCAAAGCGTCCACCACAATCGGCTTTCCACATGGCGGCCATACCAGCGCAATCAAAAAAGCCGAAGCAGAGAAGGCCATCGAAGACGGCTGCGAAGAACTCGACTACGTGGTCAACATCTCACAAGTCCTCAGCGGCAACTGGGATTACGTTCAAAACGAAATCGCCACCGCAACGGAACTGACTCACGCGGCCGGCCAGAAGATCAAAGTCATTTTTGAGAACTGCTACCTGCAAGACGAACACAAAATCAAGCTCTGCGAGATCTGCACTGAGCTCAAAGTGGACTGGGTCAAAACCTCCACCGGCTACGGCACAGGTGGTGCCACCATGGATGACCTTCGATTGATGCGTCAACACGCCGGTGAAAACGTCCAAGTCAAAGCGGCCGGCGGCGTTCGCGATCTAAAGACTTTGCTGGAAGTGCGAGCCATCGGGGCGAGTCGCTGCGGAGCCAGTCGCACGGCCGAGATGCTGGGCGAGGCACGGGAGCAACTTGGCTTGCCTGCGATTGAAATCACCGCGACCGGCAGCTCCGGCTACTGA